Proteins found in one Enterococcus sp. 9D6_DIV0238 genomic segment:
- a CDS encoding ABC transporter permease, with protein MNFSQFVIRNTVRNKHLYMAYFLSTLFSVMVFFTFTVFAFHPSLSDGLNKQAKIGMLSAAIIIYGFAFFFVLYSMDVFIQSRKKEFGLLMIQGMSPKQLKKMIFIENLVIGFFATIIGSLAGIGFSQLILWLSNKMMHLNFGFYFPIQALGLTIISFSILFLAISFFIQFRLPKLSLQELLKAGDLGKGTIKNSLIKALLAVLLIGTGYAVALLVKGMLVPIVMIPVIFLVVAGTRFLFNQLSVSVIERLKKKQSIFWKKTNMVVFSDLAFRMKDNARSFFLVSIISTVAFAAIGTLYGFQNMILDAMNQEPFEFQIVGSDEETAHIKQDFSKLLSEKGISVDEGELTEYVNADNVSFVKESNYNQLAKIVKKPTIETNGQAVQLLPQNAVGMENAAVHEANLPDGSKIAVERQEKTAVVSAYGTKVVVPDNTDLETLEQQTMTVWQPKNTSYEELVSIGKFQDKNMPFMAKSYSKQMITDQYAPFLFVGIFIGIVFFVSAGSFLYFRLYSDMDVDVEKFKMIYKMGLAKKELKKMIYQQVGILFFTPIIISVIHGAVALTAMYHIFDQGMQMAGWKVLGVFILIQIVYYLIARIFYFKKVYHLVQA; from the coding sequence GTGAATTTTAGTCAATTTGTTATTCGAAATACGGTAAGAAATAAACATTTATACATGGCCTATTTCTTAAGTACTCTCTTTTCAGTGATGGTCTTTTTCACATTTACAGTTTTTGCTTTTCATCCATCATTATCTGATGGCTTGAATAAGCAAGCCAAAATTGGCATGTTATCTGCAGCTATCATTATTTACGGATTTGCGTTCTTTTTCGTATTGTACTCGATGGATGTGTTTATTCAATCCAGAAAAAAAGAATTTGGTCTTCTGATGATTCAGGGGATGAGTCCTAAACAATTGAAGAAAATGATCTTTATTGAAAATCTCGTTATCGGTTTTTTTGCAACGATCATTGGCAGTCTTGCTGGTATTGGTTTTTCTCAACTGATTTTGTGGTTGAGTAATAAAATGATGCATTTGAATTTTGGTTTTTACTTCCCGATACAGGCGCTTGGGTTGACCATCATTTCATTTAGTATTTTGTTTTTAGCGATCTCATTTTTCATTCAGTTCCGTTTACCAAAATTAAGCTTACAAGAATTATTGAAAGCAGGAGATCTAGGCAAGGGAACGATCAAAAACTCTCTTATAAAAGCATTGCTGGCTGTTTTATTGATCGGTACAGGTTATGCCGTGGCTCTTTTAGTCAAAGGAATGCTGGTGCCAATTGTGATGATTCCAGTGATTTTCTTAGTGGTTGCTGGTACACGTTTTTTATTCAATCAACTGAGTGTGTCAGTCATCGAACGATTGAAAAAGAAACAATCTATTTTTTGGAAGAAAACAAATATGGTGGTTTTTTCCGATCTAGCATTTCGAATGAAGGACAATGCACGTTCCTTTTTCTTGGTTTCGATTATTTCGACGGTTGCTTTTGCAGCAATCGGGACATTATATGGTTTTCAAAACATGATTTTAGATGCGATGAATCAGGAGCCTTTTGAGTTTCAAATTGTTGGTTCTGATGAAGAGACTGCTCACATCAAACAAGACTTTTCTAAACTTCTATCAGAGAAGGGAATCAGTGTTGATGAGGGAGAATTAACAGAATATGTGAATGCCGACAATGTTAGTTTTGTCAAAGAATCAAATTATAATCAATTAGCAAAAATAGTCAAGAAACCAACTATTGAAACAAATGGACAAGCTGTTCAATTATTACCACAGAACGCTGTGGGGATGGAAAACGCTGCTGTGCATGAAGCAAACTTACCAGACGGCTCAAAAATAGCTGTTGAAAGACAAGAAAAAACAGCGGTGGTTTCTGCTTATGGAACAAAAGTCGTTGTCCCTGACAATACAGACTTGGAAACTCTAGAACAGCAGACAATGACTGTTTGGCAGCCCAAAAACACCAGTTATGAAGAATTAGTTTCAATTGGAAAATTCCAAGATAAGAACATGCCGTTTATGGCTAAAAGCTATTCTAAACAAATGATCACTGACCAATATGCGCCATTTCTATTTGTTGGTATCTTTATCGGAATCGTCTTTTTTGTTTCAGCTGGGAGCTTCTTATATTTTAGATTGTATAGTGATATGGATGTAGATGTAGAAAAATTCAAAATGATCTACAAGATGGGATTAGCGAAAAAAGAATTGAAGAAAATGATTTACCAGCAAGTTGGTATTCTCTTTTTCACACCGATCATTATTTCGGTGATCCATGGAGCTGTTGCGCTGACAGCAATGTATCATATATTTGATCAAGGGATGCAGATGGCGGGCTGGAAAGTTTTAGGAGTCTTCATTTTGATTCAGATCGTATACTACTTGATTGCACGAATTTTTTATTTCAAAAAGGTTTATCATTTGGTTCAAGCGTGA
- a CDS encoding ABC transporter ATP-binding protein — MLQVENLSKTYGEEIKYEALKGLNLTVNDSEFIGIMGPSGSGKSTFLNLLATIDQPTSGQILLNGKNPNQLNQEQIAKFRRRELGFIFQSFNLMPTLTVEENIVLPLTLDGEKISVMKRQLNLLADRLGIAGLLKKRIAEISGGQAQRVAVARAMIHQPQLLLADEPTGNLDTKSSKDVMQLLQQLNENEQATILMVTHDPLAASYCKRIVFIKDGQLVDEIHHLGNQKMFYDEIMMKLAEIEGVDSEF, encoded by the coding sequence ATGTTACAAGTAGAAAATCTATCTAAAACATATGGAGAAGAAATCAAATATGAAGCTTTAAAAGGTCTGAACTTAACTGTAAATGATAGTGAGTTTATCGGAATCATGGGACCGTCCGGAAGTGGGAAAAGTACCTTTTTGAACCTTTTGGCAACGATTGACCAACCGACATCTGGACAGATTTTATTAAACGGTAAAAATCCAAATCAGTTGAATCAAGAACAAATTGCTAAATTTCGACGTAGAGAATTAGGATTCATTTTCCAAAGTTTCAATTTGATGCCAACACTGACGGTTGAAGAAAATATCGTATTGCCTTTGACTTTAGATGGGGAAAAAATCTCTGTGATGAAAAGACAATTGAATCTTTTAGCTGATCGTTTAGGAATAGCTGGCTTGCTGAAGAAAAGAATCGCAGAAATATCCGGTGGACAAGCACAACGTGTCGCAGTTGCCAGAGCAATGATCCATCAGCCGCAATTACTGTTAGCAGATGAGCCCACAGGGAACCTTGATACGAAATCGTCGAAAGATGTTATGCAGCTATTACAGCAGTTGAATGAAAATGAACAGGCAACGATTTTGATGGTTACCCATGATCCACTGGCAGCTAGTTATTGTAAACGAATTGTTTTCATCAAAGACGGTCAATTGGTTGATGAAATTCATCATCTAGGAAATCAAAAAATGTTTTATGATGAAATCATGATGAAATTAGCTGAGATTGAAGGTGTCGATAGTGAATTTTAG
- a CDS encoding GntR family transcriptional regulator encodes MRRKSVLYLDVAEEIKANIMNGTYPVGSLLPTETELEQLFDVSKITVRRAIELLSSEELVEKKSGKGTTVLSNRPYNKLSKAGTFTEYLNDSGQKVAKKILSLEQVKLSEDSPVYENMGTNVVKFSRLYTLDGKPYIYFNYYLPITLVDVPMEDFENESLYRLMDQHGIEILTFEDSFQTVELTKEQQRILETKEKNGLKRIRKSMNPSGKVVEFSEAIYNTALYPYVIEYEA; translated from the coding sequence ATGAGAAGAAAAAGTGTACTATACTTAGACGTCGCAGAAGAAATAAAAGCCAATATTATGAACGGTACATATCCAGTGGGTTCTCTTTTACCAACTGAAACAGAGCTTGAACAACTATTTGATGTCAGCAAAATCACTGTACGCCGAGCAATCGAGCTTCTTTCATCAGAAGAATTGGTGGAGAAAAAAAGCGGCAAAGGGACTACGGTCTTAAGCAATCGACCGTATAACAAATTATCGAAAGCGGGTACATTTACGGAGTATTTGAATGATTCAGGACAAAAAGTGGCAAAGAAAATATTAAGTTTGGAACAAGTAAAATTGTCAGAGGATTCACCAGTCTATGAAAATATGGGAACAAATGTAGTAAAATTTTCCCGTTTATATACGCTGGATGGAAAGCCATATATCTATTTTAATTATTATTTACCTATCACATTAGTTGATGTTCCAATGGAAGATTTTGAAAATGAGTCACTGTATCGCTTGATGGATCAACATGGCATCGAGATTTTAACATTTGAAGATAGTTTTCAAACGGTTGAATTGACTAAAGAGCAGCAGCGTATTTTAGAAACAAAAGAAAAAAATGGGCTAAAAAGAATTCGAAAGTCTATGAATCCTTCCGGAAAAGTCGTTGAATTTTCAGAGGCTATCTACAATACCGCTCTTTATCCATATGTGATCGAATATGAAGCATAG
- a CDS encoding DNA translocase FtsK: MAQKRKRAKKKKTKKQQQQQEHLNFIFLGIFFIFFGLFGLLKLGFLGTLIANGLRVAIGNTFPAAACLLMLYGLSLVIFGREFPIKKTRPIIGGVVIYLGVLLFFHAYMFRNVGTQTPDILGTTWDFLKIDLKGNVVAQNVGGGMIGAALYSMTYFLIAQFGSYLVATLLILLGIFLVSMLEVQQVMGGLQIIREKIGHFFAKSEAKQSEREAKRAEKRAAKQAEIERLAQERLKNDVRELTPGEKLAQESWEQEEKEVQEPEQLTLVPIDSFQSQAEMQPIHSEQAIAEPEIDEGGDLDFEISEEAEDRDYELPPSTLLDSIPSADQSGEYQKIEKNIGVLEQTFKSFGVDAKVVKASLGPAVTKFEIQPAVGVKVSKVVSLTDDIALALAAKDVRMEAPIPGKSLIGIEVPNSTVSTVSFRDIIEAQPSHPDKLLEVPLGRDISGMVQSADLTKMPHLLIAGSTGSGKSVAINGIISSILMRAKPHEVKLMMIDPKMVELNVYNGIPHLLTPVVTNPRKAAQALQKVVQEMEFRYEKFAATGVRNISGYNDLVIQKNLEDGENRPILPFIVVIVDELADLMMVASNEVEDAIIRLAQMARAAGIHMILATQRPSVDVITGIIKANVPSRMAFAVSSGTDSRTIIDSNGAEKLLGRGDMLFLPMGENKPIRVQGAFISDQEVERVVAFVTEQQEAEYQESMMPTEEDTTSTSSEASQDELYEDAKALVVEMQTASISLLQRRFRIGYNRAARLVDELEEHGVIGPSEGSKPRKVFIEPMPEEGLADHELE; encoded by the coding sequence ATGGCACAAAAAAGAAAACGTGCAAAAAAGAAAAAAACGAAAAAACAGCAACAGCAGCAAGAGCATCTGAATTTCATTTTTCTTGGAATCTTTTTTATTTTCTTTGGCTTATTCGGCCTATTAAAACTGGGCTTTTTAGGAACCTTGATTGCAAATGGCTTGCGTGTTGCGATTGGTAATACATTTCCTGCCGCAGCTTGCTTATTGATGCTTTATGGGCTATCTTTGGTGATTTTTGGTCGTGAGTTTCCCATCAAAAAGACTCGTCCGATCATTGGCGGCGTTGTGATCTATTTAGGGGTATTGCTGTTTTTCCATGCGTACATGTTTCGCAATGTTGGAACGCAGACACCTGATATCTTAGGTACGACATGGGATTTTCTAAAAATCGATCTCAAAGGAAATGTCGTTGCTCAAAATGTCGGTGGTGGAATGATAGGTGCTGCGCTTTACAGTATGACCTATTTCCTGATTGCACAGTTTGGCAGTTATTTGGTTGCTACATTATTGATTCTGCTAGGAATTTTTCTTGTAAGTATGCTTGAAGTCCAACAAGTAATGGGCGGTCTGCAGATCATTCGCGAAAAAATCGGGCATTTCTTTGCTAAAAGCGAAGCAAAACAGTCAGAGAGAGAAGCGAAGCGCGCAGAAAAACGTGCAGCTAAACAAGCTGAGATCGAAAGACTAGCGCAGGAACGTTTAAAAAATGATGTGCGTGAGCTGACTCCTGGTGAGAAATTGGCACAAGAATCTTGGGAACAAGAAGAAAAAGAAGTACAAGAACCAGAACAGCTGACGTTAGTACCGATCGATAGTTTTCAAAGTCAAGCTGAGATGCAGCCTATACATTCAGAACAAGCAATTGCTGAGCCGGAGATCGATGAAGGCGGCGATCTGGACTTTGAAATTTCAGAAGAAGCAGAGGACCGCGATTACGAACTACCGCCATCCACATTATTAGATTCGATTCCTTCTGCTGATCAAAGCGGTGAATACCAAAAAATCGAAAAAAATATTGGTGTATTGGAGCAGACCTTCAAAAGCTTTGGAGTCGATGCTAAAGTAGTGAAAGCTAGCCTGGGTCCTGCGGTGACAAAATTCGAAATCCAACCTGCTGTAGGGGTTAAAGTGAGCAAAGTTGTCAGTTTGACAGATGACATTGCTTTAGCATTAGCGGCGAAAGATGTGCGGATGGAAGCACCGATTCCAGGGAAATCACTGATAGGGATCGAGGTACCTAATAGTACGGTCAGCACAGTTTCCTTTAGAGATATTATCGAAGCACAGCCAAGTCATCCAGACAAGCTGCTGGAGGTTCCTTTAGGCAGAGATATTTCAGGGATGGTCCAGTCAGCAGATTTAACCAAAATGCCCCATTTACTGATCGCAGGATCGACAGGGAGCGGGAAGTCTGTTGCGATCAACGGTATCATTTCAAGTATCTTGATGCGGGCAAAACCTCATGAAGTGAAATTGATGATGATCGACCCCAAAATGGTCGAGTTAAATGTTTATAATGGAATTCCGCATCTCTTGACACCAGTTGTGACAAATCCTAGAAAAGCAGCGCAAGCACTTCAAAAAGTTGTTCAGGAAATGGAATTTCGTTATGAAAAATTTGCGGCCACGGGTGTTCGAAATATCTCCGGGTACAATGATTTGGTCATTCAAAAGAATTTAGAGGATGGTGAAAACCGGCCGATTTTACCATTTATTGTTGTGATCGTAGATGAGTTAGCTGACTTGATGATGGTTGCTAGTAATGAAGTCGAAGATGCAATCATCCGTTTAGCACAAATGGCTCGTGCAGCTGGAATCCATATGATCTTAGCAACACAACGTCCAAGTGTGGATGTCATTACAGGAATCATCAAAGCCAACGTACCGTCAAGAATGGCATTTGCTGTTTCCAGCGGAACAGATTCTCGCACGATCATCGATAGTAATGGTGCAGAAAAATTATTGGGACGAGGCGACATGCTGTTCTTACCAATGGGCGAAAATAAACCGATCCGGGTACAGGGTGCTTTCATATCTGATCAGGAAGTTGAACGAGTTGTCGCTTTTGTGACTGAACAGCAAGAGGCAGAGTATCAAGAAAGTATGATGCCGACAGAAGAAGATACAACTAGCACAAGCAGTGAAGCTTCACAAGATGAATTATATGAAGACGCGAAAGCTTTAGTCGTAGAAATGCAGACAGCAAGTATATCGTTGCTTCAAAGACGCTTTAGAATCGGTTATAATCGTGCAGCTCGTTTAGTAGATGAGCTGGAAGAACATGGGGTGATTGGACCGTCAGAAGGCAGCAAACCAAGAAAAGTATTTATTGAACCTATGCCGGAAGAAGGACTTGCCGATCATGAATTAGAGTAG